A single genomic interval of Tursiops truncatus isolate mTurTru1 chromosome 16, mTurTru1.mat.Y, whole genome shotgun sequence harbors:
- the NDUFB8 gene encoding NADH dehydrogenase [ubiquinone] 1 beta subcomplex subunit 8, mitochondrial isoform X1 — translation MAAARAGVLGVRWLQRASRNMVPMGARTASHITKDMLPGPYPRTPEERAAAAKKYNMRVEDYEPYPDDGMGYGDYPKLPDRSQQERDPWYDWDHPELRLNWGEPEEQYVTVICLFVSDALGPRHVYQEPCGHVPHSCFLESHVDQSSILTIICTWNEVAIPTKNLSRWFTMRSEEASWALCPLTDSLNPRDFTLMKSLIKLSTVVSVPHFPRNSHCLSTRKC, via the exons ATGGCGGCAGCCAGGGCAGGGGTCCTGGGAGTCCGATGGCTGCAGAGGGCATCCCGAAACATGGTGCCGATGGGTGCACGGACAG CCTCCCACATTACCAAGGACATGCTCCCGGGACCCTATCCCAGGACCCCAGAAGAACGGGCTGCCGCAGCCAAGAAGTATAATATGCGGGTGGAAGACTACGAGCCGTACCCAGATGATGGCATGGG GTATGGTGACTATCCAAAGCTCCCTGACCGCTCACAGCAGGAGAGGGATCCGTGGTATGACTGGGACCACCCAGAGCTGCGATTGAACTGGGGTGAACCG GAAGAGCAGTATGTGACAGTGATCTGCCTTTTTGTCTCAGATGCACTGGGACCTAGACATGTATATCAGGAACCGTGTGGACACGTCCCCCACTCCTGTTTCTTGGAATCTCATGT gGACCAAAGCAGTATCCTTACAATAATCTGTACCTGGAACGAGGTGGCGATCCCAACAAAGAACCTGAGCCGGTGGTTCACTATGAGATCTGAGGAGGCTTCGTGGGCTTTGTGCCCCCTAACTGACTCCCTCAATCCTAGAGATTTTACCTTAATGAAATCGCTAATAAAACTTAGTACTGTGGTATCTGTGCCTCATTTCCCCAGGAATAGCCATTGCTTAAGCACAAGAAAATGTTGA
- the NDUFB8 gene encoding NADH dehydrogenase [ubiquinone] 1 beta subcomplex subunit 8, mitochondrial isoform X3, giving the protein MAAARAGVLGVRWLQRASRNMVPMGARTASHITKDMLPGPYPRTPEERAAAAKKYNMRVEDYEPYPDDGMGYGDYPKLPDRSQQERDPWYDWDHPELRLNWGEPMHWDLDMYIRNRVDTSPTPVSWNLMCKHLFGFVAFMLFMFWVGETYPTYQPVGPKQYPYNNLYLERGGDPNKEPEPVVHYEI; this is encoded by the exons ATGGCGGCAGCCAGGGCAGGGGTCCTGGGAGTCCGATGGCTGCAGAGGGCATCCCGAAACATGGTGCCGATGGGTGCACGGACAG CCTCCCACATTACCAAGGACATGCTCCCGGGACCCTATCCCAGGACCCCAGAAGAACGGGCTGCCGCAGCCAAGAAGTATAATATGCGGGTGGAAGACTACGAGCCGTACCCAGATGATGGCATGGG GTATGGTGACTATCCAAAGCTCCCTGACCGCTCACAGCAGGAGAGGGATCCGTGGTATGACTGGGACCACCCAGAGCTGCGATTGAACTGGGGTGAACCG ATGCACTGGGACCTAGACATGTATATCAGGAACCGTGTGGACACGTCCCCCACTCCTGTTTCTTGGAATCTCATGTGTAAGCACCTCTTCGGCTTCGTGGCCTTCATGCTGTTCATGTTTTGGGTGGGGGAGACTTACCCCACCTACCAGCCTGTG gGACCAAAGCAGTATCCTTACAATAATCTGTACCTGGAACGAGGTGGCGATCCCAACAAAGAACCTGAGCCGGTGGTTCACTATGAGATCTGA
- the NDUFB8 gene encoding NADH dehydrogenase [ubiquinone] 1 beta subcomplex subunit 8, mitochondrial isoform X2, protein MLPGPYPRTPEERAAAAKKYNMRVEDYEPYPDDGMGYGDYPKLPDRSQQERDPWYDWDHPELRLNWGEPEEQYVTVICLFVSDALGPRHVYQEPCGHVPHSCFLESHVDQSSILTIICTWNEVAIPTKNLSRWFTMRSEEASWALCPLTDSLNPRDFTLMKSLIKLSTVVSVPHFPRNSHCLSTRKC, encoded by the exons ATGCTCCCGGGACCCTATCCCAGGACCCCAGAAGAACGGGCTGCCGCAGCCAAGAAGTATAATATGCGGGTGGAAGACTACGAGCCGTACCCAGATGATGGCATGGG GTATGGTGACTATCCAAAGCTCCCTGACCGCTCACAGCAGGAGAGGGATCCGTGGTATGACTGGGACCACCCAGAGCTGCGATTGAACTGGGGTGAACCG GAAGAGCAGTATGTGACAGTGATCTGCCTTTTTGTCTCAGATGCACTGGGACCTAGACATGTATATCAGGAACCGTGTGGACACGTCCCCCACTCCTGTTTCTTGGAATCTCATGT gGACCAAAGCAGTATCCTTACAATAATCTGTACCTGGAACGAGGTGGCGATCCCAACAAAGAACCTGAGCCGGTGGTTCACTATGAGATCTGAGGAGGCTTCGTGGGCTTTGTGCCCCCTAACTGACTCCCTCAATCCTAGAGATTTTACCTTAATGAAATCGCTAATAAAACTTAGTACTGTGGTATCTGTGCCTCATTTCCCCAGGAATAGCCATTGCTTAAGCACAAGAAAATGTTGA